Proteins encoded together in one Peribacillus asahii window:
- a CDS encoding SDR family NAD(P)-dependent oxidoreductase, protein MDLQLQGKNILITGGSKGIGKAIAQAFVLEGANVSIAARGIESLQKTKEEFGGNVSIFQADILKADEREKLMQSFIEQNGTIDVLINNAGGSNGGKALDTEMDVFYKALELNYFSAVHLSKLATEHMKTSRNGSIINITSIFGRESGGKVTYNNAKSALISFTKSFADEVIPYGIRVNSIAPGSILHETGNWKKRIEENPQQMKEFIQREIPAGRFGTPEEIANVVTFLASDKASWIVGASINVDGGQSRMNF, encoded by the coding sequence ATGGATTTACAATTACAAGGGAAAAACATATTGATTACGGGCGGGTCGAAAGGGATAGGAAAAGCCATTGCTCAGGCTTTTGTTTTAGAAGGAGCGAATGTATCAATTGCTGCCCGCGGCATAGAATCTTTACAAAAGACAAAAGAAGAGTTTGGTGGCAACGTATCCATTTTTCAAGCGGATATTTTAAAAGCAGATGAAAGAGAAAAACTCATGCAATCTTTTATTGAACAAAACGGAACAATAGATGTTCTAATTAATAATGCAGGTGGCAGTAATGGGGGCAAAGCCCTAGATACAGAGATGGATGTATTTTATAAGGCGCTAGAGCTAAATTATTTTTCCGCCGTTCATTTAAGTAAATTAGCGACTGAGCATATGAAAACATCTCGCAACGGATCAATTATTAACATTACATCTATATTTGGAAGAGAGAGCGGCGGAAAAGTGACTTATAACAATGCCAAATCGGCTTTGATTAGCTTTACTAAATCGTTCGCTGATGAGGTAATCCCTTATGGAATTCGTGTAAATAGCATTGCTCCAGGAAGTATTCTTCACGAAACAGGAAATTGGAAAAAGCGAATCGAAGAGAATCCTCAGCAAATGAAAGAATTTATTCAGCGTGAAATTCCTGCAGGTCGTTTTGGCACTCCTGAAGAAATAGCCAATGTTGTTACTTTTCTAGCCTCTGATAAAGCTTCTTGGATTGTCGGAGCTAGTATAAATGTAGATGGTGGACAATCTAGGATGAATTTTTAA
- a CDS encoding nitroreductase family protein translates to MKARKSVRVYDPAFSIPKEEIEEMIQLATSAPSSSNLQPWRFLVIQDQEVKKELRTIANNQEQVETSSAVIAVLGDHEMYQKVEQIYNQNFAEGHMNEAITKQMIDSTRRVYPQISTEARKNIASFDAGLISMQFMLLAKEKGYDTVTMGGFDKVKFAERFELPEGTFPIVLIALGKAAAPAYGSSRLPVNDIVRFI, encoded by the coding sequence ATGAAAGCTAGAAAGTCTGTCCGCGTATATGATCCAGCATTCAGTATTCCAAAAGAAGAAATTGAAGAAATGATTCAGCTGGCAACATCCGCTCCATCTTCTAGTAATCTTCAACCTTGGCGCTTTCTTGTGATTCAAGATCAAGAAGTAAAAAAAGAATTAAGAACCATTGCGAATAATCAAGAACAAGTAGAAACAAGCTCTGCTGTTATCGCTGTATTAGGTGATCACGAAATGTATCAAAAAGTAGAGCAAATTTATAACCAAAACTTTGCTGAAGGTCATATGAACGAAGCAATCACAAAGCAAATGATTGATAGTACTCGACGTGTATATCCACAAATCTCAACAGAAGCTAGAAAAAATATCGCTTCTTTTGATGCAGGACTCATTTCTATGCAATTCATGTTACTTGCTAAAGAAAAAGGCTATGATACTGTTACAATGGGTGGGTTCGATAAGGTGAAATTCGCTGAAAGATTTGAGTTGCCAGAAGGAACTTTTCCTATTGTTTTAATAGCACTTGGAAAAGCTGCTGCCCCAGCATATGGCTCTTCTCGTCTTCCGGTAAACGATATCGTACGTTTTATTTGA
- a CDS encoding winged helix-turn-helix transcriptional regulator has product MKKSNCETKLDVCSNYHSTIEFIGRKWMGIIIYTLMSGPKRYHEILSAVPGISDRLLTKRLNELVNANIVNKHYLDSSTKKVEYTLTPSGIALKEVIVAIHHWIEVYEWEQNK; this is encoded by the coding sequence TTGAAGAAGTCTAACTGTGAAACTAAATTGGATGTTTGTAGTAACTACCATAGTACGATAGAATTTATCGGAAGAAAGTGGATGGGGATCATCATTTATACTTTAATGTCCGGACCAAAGCGGTATCATGAAATTCTTTCGGCGGTTCCAGGGATTTCAGATCGGCTTTTAACCAAACGACTAAATGAATTAGTTAACGCTAATATCGTAAACAAGCATTATCTTGATTCCTCTACAAAAAAAGTGGAGTATACACTAACTCCTAGTGGGATAGCATTAAAAGAAGTAATTGTCGCCATACATCATTGGATAGAAGTGTATGAATGGGAACAAAATAAGTAA
- a CDS encoding tartrate dehydrogenase, translating into MKKWEISVIPGDGIGTEVMPEAIKVLDVLADIHGGLNFTYKEYPWSCEYYLEHGVMMPKDGLKQLEQSDAVFLGAVGNPKLVADHVSLWGLLVNIRREFEQVINVRPAKQMKGIVSPLANPREFDFVVVRENSEGEYSEIGGRIHSGEDEMAIQNAVFTRKGITRAMDYAFELAKTRKDHVTSATKSNGIVHSMPFWDEVFQDVSRKYDNIETQSIHIDALSAFFVSKPHTFDVIVASNLFGDILTDIGASIMGSIGIAPAANINLNGKFPSMFEPVHGSAPDIVGKGIANPIGQIWTGKMMLDHFGEQELGTLLLDTIEEVLQDGIKTPDIGGTSSTMEVTEHIINKLKARS; encoded by the coding sequence ATGAAAAAGTGGGAGATTTCCGTTATTCCTGGAGATGGAATTGGAACAGAAGTAATGCCAGAAGCCATTAAAGTTTTAGATGTGCTGGCCGATATTCATGGGGGGCTTAATTTTACATATAAAGAATACCCATGGAGTTGTGAATATTATCTCGAACACGGTGTAATGATGCCAAAAGATGGCTTAAAGCAATTAGAACAAAGTGATGCCGTTTTTTTAGGAGCAGTTGGAAATCCAAAACTTGTTGCAGATCACGTATCTCTTTGGGGACTGCTTGTTAATATCCGAAGAGAATTCGAACAAGTCATCAATGTTCGTCCTGCAAAACAAATGAAAGGAATCGTCTCTCCACTCGCCAACCCGCGAGAATTTGATTTCGTTGTAGTAAGGGAAAACAGTGAAGGAGAATATAGTGAGATTGGAGGAAGAATTCATTCCGGCGAAGATGAAATGGCGATTCAAAATGCTGTTTTCACTAGAAAAGGAATTACGCGTGCCATGGATTATGCGTTTGAACTAGCTAAAACAAGAAAAGATCATGTTACAAGTGCAACAAAATCAAATGGAATTGTTCATTCTATGCCTTTTTGGGATGAAGTCTTTCAAGATGTTTCAAGAAAGTATGACAATATCGAAACACAATCTATACATATTGATGCTCTTAGTGCTTTTTTTGTTTCAAAACCGCATACCTTTGATGTGATTGTAGCAAGCAATTTGTTTGGAGACATTCTAACCGATATTGGTGCATCCATTATGGGAAGCATCGGAATTGCACCTGCTGCCAATATTAATTTAAATGGAAAATTCCCATCCATGTTTGAACCTGTTCATGGTTCTGCGCCAGATATTGTTGGCAAAGGAATTGCTAATCCAATTGGACAAATTTGGACAGGAAAAATGATGCTCGATCATTTCGGAGAGCAGGAGCTAGGTACTTTATTATTAGACACAATAGAAGAAGTACTCCAAGATGGCATAAAAACTCCGGATATCGGTGGTACTTCGTCTACAATGGAAGTAACTGAACATATTATCAATAAACTAAAAGCACGTTCATAA
- a CDS encoding YnfA family protein, translated as MFYAIVLFILAGLAEIGGGYLIWLWLREGKSVYWGIFGGIALALYGVIATFQSFPSFGRVYAAYGGIFIVLSVLWGWGIGKKTPDLYDWIGACICLVGVSVMLLAPRH; from the coding sequence GTGTTTTATGCGATTGTATTATTTATACTAGCAGGTTTAGCGGAGATAGGCGGGGGATACCTTATCTGGTTATGGTTAAGAGAAGGAAAATCTGTTTATTGGGGAATCTTTGGTGGAATAGCATTGGCTTTATATGGTGTGATTGCTACATTTCAATCATTCCCATCGTTCGGCCGAGTGTACGCTGCCTATGGAGGAATATTTATCGTTCTTTCTGTATTGTGGGGGTGGGGGATTGGTAAAAAAACACCTGATTTATACGATTGGATAGGTGCATGTATATGCTTAGTTGGAGTTTCAGTGATGTTATTAGCCCCACGTCACTGA
- a CDS encoding sigma-54 interaction domain-containing protein has protein sequence MITEHFFNNKLLDIVFESTYYGTVIVDINGKIQYISNNYCEFLKIERELVIGEHVTNVIENTRMHLVVQTGKAEMADLHFLHNDFVIANRIPIIKNNEILGAIGIITFRDLADWKSMNSHINELLINYKFYQKEWEIPGGIKYSSHDLIGKSQEIQQLKDFVKRVAMGNISVLIRGESGTGKEIIAHSIHQFSGRMDKPFVKVNCGAIPEQLIESELFGYEAGAFTGAKKGGKIGKFELADGGTIFLDEIGDMPLHMQVKLLRVLQENEYEPVGSLYPKKINVRVIAATNRPLERLIEQKLFREDLFYRINAVQLFVPALRDRTEDIPVLVKHFLKKAATKIGKRITSIHPEVLSLIEQYDWPGNIRELENVINAGVHLSSNGEIRIDDLPHYLKNYKLEAEEKSLKDIVEETEKKVIEKALKKFNFDKNRAAAALGIGNSTIYDKIKKYQILIK, from the coding sequence ATGATTACAGAACATTTTTTCAATAATAAGTTACTAGATATAGTATTTGAAAGTACATATTATGGCACCGTGATTGTTGATATTAATGGGAAAATCCAATATATAAGCAATAATTACTGTGAATTTTTAAAAATTGAACGGGAACTAGTGATTGGTGAGCATGTCACAAATGTGATTGAAAATACAAGAATGCATTTAGTAGTACAAACAGGTAAAGCTGAAATGGCTGACTTACATTTTCTTCATAACGATTTTGTTATTGCTAATCGAATCCCTATTATAAAAAATAATGAAATACTCGGTGCAATAGGAATTATTACTTTTCGAGATCTTGCTGATTGGAAGAGTATGAACAGCCATATTAACGAACTTTTAATCAATTATAAATTTTATCAAAAGGAATGGGAAATACCAGGCGGGATTAAGTATTCTTCACATGATTTAATTGGAAAATCACAAGAAATCCAACAATTAAAGGATTTTGTAAAAAGAGTCGCCATGGGGAATATATCTGTTTTAATTCGAGGAGAAAGTGGTACAGGTAAAGAAATTATTGCGCATAGCATTCATCAATTTAGCGGAAGAATGGATAAACCATTTGTAAAGGTGAATTGTGGAGCTATTCCGGAACAATTGATTGAATCAGAACTTTTTGGCTATGAGGCAGGTGCTTTTACTGGGGCAAAAAAGGGCGGAAAAATAGGAAAGTTTGAACTTGCAGATGGTGGAACAATTTTCTTGGACGAAATTGGTGATATGCCTTTGCATATGCAAGTTAAGTTATTAAGAGTTCTTCAGGAGAACGAATATGAGCCTGTAGGTTCGCTGTACCCTAAAAAAATAAATGTTCGGGTAATTGCAGCTACAAACCGTCCTTTAGAAAGATTGATTGAACAAAAACTTTTTCGTGAAGATTTATTTTACCGAATTAATGCAGTTCAATTATTCGTTCCTGCTTTACGTGATAGAACTGAAGATATTCCTGTACTTGTAAAGCATTTTCTAAAAAAGGCCGCAACTAAGATAGGAAAAAGAATTACTTCTATACACCCGGAAGTTCTGTCGTTAATTGAGCAATATGATTGGCCAGGAAATATAAGAGAATTAGAGAATGTAATTAATGCAGGGGTTCATCTATCAAGTAATGGAGAAATAAGAATAGATGATTTACCCCATTACTTGAAAAATTACAAGTTGGAAGCAGAGGAAAAAAGCTTAAAAGATATTGTAGAAGAAACAGAAAAGAAGGTAATTGAAAAAGCACTAAAGAAGTTTAATTTCGATAAAAACCGAGCAGCAGCAGCTCTTGGAATTGGGAATTCTACTATATATGATAAAATCAAGAAATATCAGATTCTAATCAAATAA
- a CDS encoding acyl-CoA synthetase, which yields MDIGFFTRKMANDLNTLNHRKVAIQEEMGKSWTYSDLHRISNSYANKLCELGVEKGDRVGILLHNCLEYFGLYFAVAKIGAIAVRLNFRLSSAELEYALNDSQTKIVCFHSNLSKQLEGIVNQVSVERFICLENTQDAIPHWSEPWSMLESGSIEEVNVRHIKLHDPVMLMYTSGTTGRPKGAIWTHDTTYWFSAIQALKWKFNGQEVGMTTGPLYHVGAMEDIALPILMMGGTVIITKSQGFEIGRILSVIENENVTDCFLFPFMIYEMLNMPNLDHYNLKALKTIYTGGDPLMPWALEQLKMKFPHLGVVQVYGLTEGQPIAAALDPEDNFTKGHTVGKPMPLTEINIIDDNGMPLAVGEIGEIAIKSPGVSEGYWRRPDATMETFVEGWCKTGDLGVFDEDGYLSIVGRKKDMIRSGGENIYAAEIEDVLYRHPDVKEVSIIGVPDPKYIEAVCAVIVKKEGATLTEEDVVEFCKKHLASYKKPREVKFVNEIPRTPSGKVQKYVLRNQYSGIN from the coding sequence TTGGATATTGGATTTTTCACAAGAAAAATGGCCAATGATTTAAATACGTTAAATCATAGAAAAGTAGCCATACAAGAAGAGATGGGAAAATCATGGACATATTCGGATCTTCACCGTATATCAAACTCCTATGCAAATAAGCTTTGTGAACTTGGGGTTGAAAAAGGAGACCGTGTCGGCATCTTGCTTCATAACTGTCTTGAATATTTCGGTCTTTATTTTGCTGTTGCAAAAATTGGAGCAATTGCTGTCCGACTTAATTTTCGGCTTTCAAGTGCTGAGCTTGAATATGCATTAAACGATTCGCAGACGAAAATAGTATGTTTTCATTCGAATTTATCTAAGCAGCTGGAAGGGATTGTGAATCAAGTTTCTGTTGAGCGTTTTATTTGCCTTGAGAATACCCAAGATGCTATCCCGCATTGGTCTGAACCATGGAGTATGTTAGAGAGCGGTTCGATAGAAGAAGTAAACGTGAGACATATTAAATTACACGATCCAGTTATGCTGATGTATACGTCTGGGACAACTGGAAGACCTAAAGGGGCGATTTGGACTCATGATACAACATATTGGTTCTCTGCAATACAAGCATTGAAATGGAAGTTTAATGGTCAGGAAGTTGGGATGACTACTGGTCCACTCTATCATGTTGGAGCTATGGAAGATATCGCCCTTCCGATTCTAATGATGGGTGGGACGGTTATTATTACGAAGAGCCAAGGTTTCGAGATTGGAAGGATTCTATCCGTAATAGAGAATGAAAATGTAACTGATTGTTTTTTATTTCCATTTATGATTTATGAAATGTTAAATATGCCTAATCTAGATCATTATAATTTGAAAGCTTTAAAAACAATTTATACCGGTGGTGACCCGCTCATGCCATGGGCGCTCGAACAATTGAAAATGAAGTTTCCGCACCTTGGAGTTGTTCAAGTATACGGTTTAACGGAAGGTCAACCAATTGCGGCTGCGCTCGATCCAGAAGATAATTTTACGAAGGGTCATACTGTTGGAAAGCCAATGCCTCTTACAGAAATTAATATTATTGATGATAATGGAATGCCTCTTGCTGTTGGTGAAATTGGTGAAATTGCAATTAAAAGCCCGGGTGTTTCAGAGGGGTATTGGAGGAGACCTGATGCAACAATGGAAACATTTGTTGAAGGTTGGTGTAAAACGGGAGATTTAGGAGTATTCGATGAAGATGGGTATCTATCAATAGTAGGAAGAAAAAAGGATATGATTCGAAGCGGCGGTGAAAATATTTATGCAGCGGAAATTGAAGATGTTTTATACCGCCATCCGGATGTGAAGGAAGTTTCTATAATTGGTGTTCCTGATCCAAAATACATTGAAGCTGTATGTGCGGTAATTGTTAAGAAAGAAGGAGCTACCCTAACGGAAGAGGATGTAGTTGAATTTTGTAAAAAACACCTAGCAAGTTATAAGAAACCTAGAGAAGTCAAATTTGTTAATGAAATACCGCGCACCCCTTCAGGAAAGGTTCAAAAGTATGTTTTACGAAATCAGTATAGTGGTATAAATTAA
- a CDS encoding enoyl-CoA hydratase codes for MNKIQVVSWSKQSQIAKIVIDNPPVNVFSADVIEQLTLILDEIENDSEIKVVLITGQGEKAFVAGGDIKSFPEWMGKGVEEGKQKSLWLQEPLNKIERLSQPTIAAINGVALGGGCELALSCDIRIAEEQIQIGLPEIKLGLFPGAGGTQRLSRLVGKAKAKEMIFTGQPLSAEEAKQIGLVNHVVPKGKSLEKALELAECISNFSLPALSFAKHSLDGGYEQQLHEGLVTEAEYFGHVLQTKDVKEGVEAFIQKRKPKFIDK; via the coding sequence ATGAATAAAATTCAAGTTGTATCATGGTCGAAGCAGAGTCAGATAGCAAAAATCGTGATTGATAATCCACCTGTAAATGTATTTAGTGCTGACGTTATTGAACAATTGACACTTATATTAGATGAAATTGAAAACGATTCGGAAATTAAAGTTGTACTTATTACAGGTCAAGGAGAAAAGGCTTTTGTTGCTGGTGGAGATATAAAGAGCTTTCCAGAATGGATGGGAAAAGGGGTGGAAGAAGGAAAGCAAAAATCACTTTGGCTTCAGGAACCTCTTAACAAGATTGAACGTTTATCTCAACCAACGATTGCTGCAATTAACGGCGTGGCGCTAGGCGGAGGATGTGAACTAGCTTTATCGTGTGATATTCGAATAGCGGAGGAGCAAATTCAAATTGGCCTTCCTGAAATTAAATTGGGGTTATTTCCAGGAGCTGGGGGTACCCAAAGGCTTTCACGATTAGTTGGAAAAGCGAAAGCAAAAGAAATGATTTTTACTGGTCAGCCGCTCTCTGCAGAAGAGGCAAAACAAATTGGACTAGTTAATCATGTTGTTCCTAAAGGAAAATCTTTAGAAAAAGCATTGGAACTAGCAGAATGTATAAGCAATTTTTCATTGCCGGCTCTTTCTTTTGCGAAGCACTCTCTTGATGGTGGCTATGAACAACAACTTCATGAAGGCTTAGTTACGGAAGCTGAGTATTTTGGTCATGTTTTGCAAACAAAGGATGTAAAAGAAGGGGTTGAAGCCTTTATCCAGAAGCGGAAACCAAAATTTATAGATAAGTAA
- a CDS encoding GntP family permease: protein MDLIIILAALGLLIFGAYRGYSVIILAPICALLAVFFTEPSHVLPFFSNIFMEKLVGFVKLYFPVFLLGAIFGKVIEITGIAERIAKVIVRFIGAKQAILTVVLMGAILTYSGVSLFVAVFAIYPFAAQLFREANIPKRLIPATIAFSAFTFSMDAIPGSPQIQNVIPTSFFGTDIYAAPILGMIGAVFIFGLGMWYLESRRRKAAANGEGYYGIGKNAINEMAAASEAADIHEAKSAPATQLSDGKIKAKDWLAFLPLVLVGVMNKFFTTYIPKWYENGFDFAKIGLESFGTVNLNQNLGIWSVVMALLVGIVTAIALNVQEVKKNFQESMSVGISGALLATMNTASEFGFGGVIAALPGFAIVQNALSSTFTNPLVNGAVSTNILAGMTGSGSGGISLVLGVMAEKYVEAANAANIPLEVMHRVMSMAAGGMDTLPHNGAVITLLVVCGLTHRQAYKDIFAITIIKSFAAFFIIGVYMLTGLI, encoded by the coding sequence ATGGACCTTATTATTATTCTAGCAGCTCTAGGGCTACTCATATTTGGCGCTTATAGAGGCTATTCTGTTATTATTTTGGCTCCAATATGTGCATTGTTAGCTGTATTCTTCACTGAACCAAGTCATGTGTTACCATTCTTCTCTAATATTTTTATGGAAAAGTTAGTTGGCTTTGTAAAACTATATTTTCCTGTTTTCTTACTTGGTGCTATTTTTGGTAAAGTAATTGAGATTACTGGAATCGCTGAGAGAATAGCTAAGGTTATTGTTCGGTTTATTGGGGCTAAACAAGCCATTCTGACTGTCGTGCTAATGGGTGCTATTCTTACCTACAGTGGGGTTAGCTTATTTGTAGCTGTGTTTGCTATTTATCCTTTTGCAGCTCAATTGTTCCGCGAGGCAAATATTCCAAAACGACTCATTCCAGCGACTATTGCATTTAGTGCTTTTACTTTCTCGATGGATGCCATTCCAGGATCACCGCAGATTCAGAATGTTATTCCAACAAGTTTCTTTGGTACCGATATCTATGCTGCTCCAATACTTGGAATGATTGGTGCAGTGTTCATTTTCGGTCTCGGTATGTGGTATTTAGAGAGCCGTCGACGTAAGGCAGCTGCGAATGGGGAAGGGTATTATGGAATCGGAAAAAATGCAATCAATGAGATGGCAGCCGCTAGTGAAGCAGCGGATATTCATGAAGCGAAGTCTGCGCCTGCCACTCAACTTTCAGATGGAAAGATAAAGGCGAAAGATTGGCTTGCTTTTCTGCCGCTCGTATTGGTAGGTGTTATGAATAAGTTTTTCACCACCTACATTCCTAAATGGTATGAAAATGGATTTGATTTTGCGAAAATTGGATTAGAGAGTTTTGGAACGGTTAACTTAAATCAGAATCTTGGTATTTGGTCAGTTGTAATGGCGCTTCTTGTAGGGATTGTAACGGCCATTGCTCTAAACGTTCAGGAGGTTAAAAAGAATTTCCAGGAAAGCATGAGTGTTGGGATAAGCGGGGCCTTGCTTGCTACAATGAATACCGCATCTGAATTTGGATTTGGAGGAGTTATCGCAGCTTTACCTGGGTTTGCCATCGTTCAAAATGCCCTTTCTTCAACTTTTACCAACCCGCTAGTAAATGGGGCGGTATCGACAAATATTCTTGCAGGAATGACGGGATCTGGATCTGGAGGAATAAGTCTTGTATTAGGTGTAATGGCGGAGAAGTATGTAGAGGCAGCTAATGCCGCTAACATTCCATTAGAAGTCATGCACCGCGTAATGTCTATGGCAGCCGGTGGAATGGATACGCTTCCACATAACGGTGCTGTTATCACTTTACTTGTAGTTTGCGGCTTAACACATCGTCAAGCTTACAAAGATATTTTTGCTATAACGATTATTAAATCTTTTGCAGCTTTCTTCATCATCGGTGTTTATATGCTGACTGGCCTTATCTAA
- a CDS encoding glycerophosphodiester phosphodiesterase family protein: MKKIKIFIKRFVLFLFILVVFMYVNNTSLFTKTTDEAPLLLAHRGMAQTFHMEGITGDTCTAERIYEPEHPYLENTIPSMEAAFGAGADIVEFDVQPTKDGQFAVFHDWTLECRTDGKGVTREHTMQELKSLDIGYGYTADNGKSYPFRGKGVGLMPSLEEVLSYFPDESFLIHIKSDDPAEGKQLAHALSTLSKERLSQLTVYGGDQPIQALKESLPELRVMSMATMKSCMLPYIAAGWTGYVPDACQNTQIHIPETYASWMWGWPDKFIKRLENVDTRVFIVAGDGGWSEGFDTAEDVRRLPANYSGGVWTNRIDVVAPILQQ; the protein is encoded by the coding sequence ATGAAGAAAATTAAAATATTTATAAAAAGATTTGTCCTATTTTTATTCATTTTAGTAGTATTCATGTACGTAAATAATACCTCCTTATTTACTAAAACGACAGATGAAGCCCCTCTATTGTTAGCACATAGAGGAATGGCTCAAACATTCCATATGGAAGGAATTACAGGTGACACATGTACGGCAGAAAGGATTTATGAGCCGGAACATCCTTATCTAGAGAATACGATTCCGTCTATGGAAGCAGCCTTTGGAGCGGGTGCTGATATCGTTGAATTTGATGTCCAACCTACAAAAGATGGTCAGTTTGCTGTTTTCCATGATTGGACACTTGAATGCCGGACAGATGGAAAAGGAGTAACAAGGGAACATACTATGCAGGAATTGAAGTCTCTGGACATCGGATATGGATACACGGCTGATAATGGAAAAAGCTATCCGTTCCGTGGCAAAGGAGTAGGGCTTATGCCGTCCCTTGAAGAAGTGCTGTCTTATTTTCCAGATGAATCGTTTTTAATTCATATTAAAAGTGATGACCCAGCAGAAGGAAAACAACTGGCTCATGCTCTTTCTACATTATCAAAAGAACGTTTAAGTCAATTAACGGTTTATGGTGGAGATCAACCTATTCAAGCATTAAAAGAAAGTCTTCCAGAACTTCGGGTTATGTCCATGGCTACGATGAAAAGTTGTATGCTTCCTTATATCGCGGCAGGATGGACGGGATATGTTCCTGATGCTTGTCAAAATACACAAATTCACATTCCAGAGACATATGCTTCGTGGATGTGGGGATGGCCGGATAAATTTATCAAACGATTAGAAAATGTAGATACTCGAGTATTTATTGTTGCAGGTGATGGAGGATGGTCAGAGGGTTTTGATACAGCGGAGGATGTTAGGCGTCTTCCAGCTAACTATTCTGGCGGTGTTTGGACCAATAGAATTGATGTAGTTGCTCCTATCTTACAACAATAA
- a CDS encoding RNA-guided endonuclease InsQ/TnpB family protein produces MSTITAKIQIYVSDNQAQSLRITTSAYRKACNWLSKQIFETKNLNQTSLNNLYYSDLRNQFGLKSQMAQSVMKTVIARYKSAKSNGHEWSLIEFKFPEYDLVWNRDYSLTKNQFSVNTLDGRLKLNYERKAMKKYFNGTWKFGTAKLVHKYKKWFLHIPMTKEYQVLGLADVNSTVGIDLGINFLATTYDSQGKTTFYNSNIVKHKRGKFKATRKQLQMRQTPSARKKLKQIGSRENGYVNDVNHQITKALVDKYPRGTMFVLEDLTGVRTATEKVRVKNSYVSVSWTFYQFRQMLEYKAELNGQKVIVVDPKYTSQTCPKCGHIEKANRNKKLHTFKCKNCQYQSNDDRIGAMNLHRKGTEHIGVVATGV; encoded by the coding sequence ATGTCTACCATTACTGCAAAAATACAAATCTATGTTTCCGATAATCAAGCTCAAAGTTTAAGGATAACGACTAGTGCTTATCGCAAAGCTTGTAATTGGTTATCGAAACAAATATTTGAAACAAAAAACCTAAACCAAACAAGTCTTAATAACTTGTATTATTCTGATTTACGAAATCAATTTGGACTAAAAAGTCAAATGGCTCAATCCGTGATGAAAACCGTAATCGCTCGTTACAAGTCAGCTAAATCGAATGGACATGAATGGTCTTTGATTGAATTTAAATTTCCTGAATATGACCTTGTATGGAATCGTGATTACTCACTAACTAAAAATCAATTTAGCGTAAATACACTGGATGGTCGTCTAAAGCTAAATTATGAACGTAAGGCTATGAAGAAATACTTCAATGGTACTTGGAAATTTGGCACTGCTAAATTAGTGCATAAGTACAAGAAGTGGTTCTTGCATATCCCGATGACAAAAGAGTACCAAGTATTAGGCCTAGCAGATGTAAATAGTACTGTCGGTATTGACTTAGGAATTAACTTTCTTGCTACTACTTATGATAGTCAAGGTAAAACCACTTTCTATAATAGCAACATTGTCAAGCATAAGCGTGGTAAGTTTAAAGCTACTCGCAAACAACTCCAAATGCGACAAACACCATCTGCTCGTAAGAAACTAAAACAAATTGGTTCAAGAGAAAACGGTTATGTAAATGATGTAAACCATCAAATTACAAAGGCACTCGTTGATAAATACCCTAGAGGTACTATGTTTGTTTTAGAAGATTTGACAGGTGTTCGCACTGCCACTGAAAAAGTACGAGTAAAAAACAGCTATGTTTCGGTGTCTTGGACTTTCTACCAATTCCGTCAAATGCTTGAGTATAAAGCTGAATTGAACGGACAGAAGGTGATTGTGGTAGACCCAAAATATACTTCTCAAACTTGCCCCAAATGTGGACATATTGAAAAAGCAAATCGTAATAAAAAGCTACACACTTTTAAGTGCAAAAATTGCCAATACCAATCAAATGATGACCGTATTGGTGCTATGAATCTACACCGTAAAGGAACTGAACATATTGGTGTAGTTGCCACAGGAGTATAA